The following proteins are encoded in a genomic region of Debaryomyces hansenii CBS767 chromosome G complete sequence:
- a CDS encoding DEHA2G03872p (weakly similar to uniprot|Q03266 Saccharomyces cerevisiae YMR289W ABZ2 4-amino-4-deoxychorismate lyase), which translates to MEGNYPNNGQSYSEIADEIHGKYLSDVFNPENTDYQILSTIRYDPKLTVIPPIMASDITKDNFFLLDEHYHRLVFTLKYFHVQIHDSDELDFEIPQDLLLSKLIEAITLSDRLVFEPMKVRLLVSMDGDVKIELHDTGYRDNLLDGIQESSSSTEDIWDVYIDKESTFMSPFTSFKTTNRKVYSAARERALPGLRPGKEEVLLINGSEQLMEGSITNVAIRRKKDGKWITPQLSSGCLCGVMRHFLLRKDFIEEETITLRSLEINTEILLFNGIMGVVKGKIVG; encoded by the coding sequence ATGGAGGGCAATTATCCAAATAACGGACAATCTTACAGTGAGATAGCTGATGAGATACATGGAAAATACTTATCTGATGTTTTCAATCCAGAAAATACCGATTATCAGATCCTTTCTACAATACGATATGATCCGAAATTAACTGTCATACCACCAATAATGGCTTCTGATATTACCAAGgacaatttcttcttgttagATGAACACTATCATAGATTGGTATTCACATTAAAATACTTTCATGTCCAGATACATGATCTGGACGAACTAGACTTCGAAATACCGCAGGATTTATTACTATCAAAACTTATTGAAGCCATAACCCTTTCTGATAGATTGGTATTTGAACCAATGAAAGTTAGATTATTAGTCTCCATGGATGGGGATGTCAAAATAGAGCTTCATGATACTGGGTACAGAGATAACTTGCTTGATGGTATTCAAGAATCTTCGTCGTCAACGGAGGATATCTGGGATGTTTACATTGATAAAGAGCTGACATTTATGTCCCCCTTTACATCGTTCAAAACAACGAACAGAAAAGTATATAGTGCAGCAAGGGAAAGAGCATTACCAGGGCTAAGACCTGGAAAGGAAGAGGTGTTATTGATCAATGGACTGGAGCAGTTAATGGAAGGGTCTATAACTAATGTGGCTATTAGGAGAAAGAAGGATGGTAAATGGATAACTCCACAATTGAGCAGTGGTTGCTTATGTGGTGTGATGAGACACTTTTTATTAAGAAAGGactttattgaagaagaaactaTAACTTTAAGATCACTCGAAATAAACACGGAAATTTTACTATTTAATGGGATTATGGGTGTAGTAAAGGGTAAGATAGTcggataa
- a CDS encoding DEHA2G03894p (similar to uniprot|P25368 Saccharomyces cerevisiae YCL031C RRP7 involved in rRNA processing) encodes MAVTEIKGFLVLPVKLPEASRPHYIFFKKHDSKNSTNNSENNNANRSIFFFNLPINTSTASLRKYFQAVAIGSTIESYTPSLLTDYAEDIWVDLTKLTSDLELHQQEDIEARSKLPKNCGIATFVDKAALVLAFNALKKLASSSTESDWPINASSTFGSSYFLSKYQSQILDPEEISNIVSQALVDFDKAEKESMENLQQQTQLVDEDGFTLVVGSHRKTKAGIMGRQKLAATVEVDKAKSTMKKKEKEDFYRFQLRQRKKDEMNDLLKKFKLDQEKVRLMKEKKRFRPY; translated from the coding sequence ATGGCCGTTACTGAGATCAAGGGCTTTCTAGTATTGCCGGTAAAGCTACCAGAAGCAAGTAGACCgcattatatattctttaagAAACATGATAGCAAAAATAGTACCAATAATAGTGAAAACAATAATGCCAACCGCtcaattttcttctttaatttacCTATAAACACATCTACAGCATcattaagaaaatatttcCAGGCGGTGGCCATTGGATCTACTATAGAGTCGTATACCCCAAGTTTGTTAACTGATTATGCCGAGGATATATGGGTTGATTTAACCAAGTTAACATCGGATTTGGAATTACACCAACaggaagatattgaagcCCGAAGCAAATTACCTAAAAACTGTGGAATAGCGACTTTCGTTGATAAAGCTGCTCTCGTGTTAGCATTTAATGCGTTAAAGAAACTTGCATCGTCATCCACTGAATCGGATTGGCCTATTAATGCATCCTCCACGTTCGGATCATCGTATTTCTTGTCCAAGTACCAATCACAGATTTTAGATCCAGAGGAAATATCTAACATTGTATCGCAAGCTCTTGTTGACTTTGATAAAGCAGAGAAAGAATCCATGGAAAATCTTCAACAGCAAACACAGCTCGTAGACGAAGATGGTTTCACGTTAGTTGTTGGCTCACATAGAAAGACCAAGGCAGGTATAATGGGAAGACAGAAATTAGCTGCCACAGTTGAGGTTGATAAAGCCAAGTCTActatgaaaaagaaagagaaagaagatttcTATAGATTCCAATTGAGACAACGTAAGAAAGACGAGatgaatgatttattgaaaaaattcaagttaGATCAAGAGAAGGTCAGACTCATgaaggaaaagaaaagGTTTAGGCCATATTGA
- a CDS encoding DEHA2G03916p (similar to uniprot|Q04175 Saccharomyces cerevisiae YDR395w SXM1 Nuclear protein): MDKDNLLKSLAGTLDSDFQVRKQSEQELHVFEVQPGFTAYLLDLIMEEDVPLGIQISAAIFFKNRVVNYWLISENKAATPLNIQDNEKPIIKEKLVQTLVKKHKNNQLKLQLATAMHNILNSEKWEELIPVIKKLISDFDNLDHIYTGLICLYEYTKNYRWAGLETSSSTNPVLEEITTEMFPILENLVTNLLNNDSQVTDEMLYMIIKIFKFTTFSSLPSYFQDQSKLGNWCHLQILIINKPLPASVMEEDSIEMRTSNPRTKTVKWCFGNLHRLLTRHGGGFSTKDKANNEFAKSFLENFVPEILSAYWTIIENWSVKKVWLSEGSLYHMISFLEQLIETPAWALISDKLDAIILHVILPTLNANEETIELYEDEPDEYIRRFFDINRESNTADVASINFIFRLSTKKFKSTINQVLGIVNSIFSRRNENRQDIATAMETEGALRVLSTLSYKLDKKSSPVQGQLDQLLHTFIYPELSDETVSKTPWLTARACDTLAMFVYKYQDQQVLQDIFQAVVKCFQNQEQFPVQLTAVDALRTLVDEELVAEHISGQAPQLMGTLLDMSKKFESDILTSVMDSFVEKFAKNLEPYAHELSSKLVEQFLRLASELLDQQTSSTSNNIDLDKEYQASGILNTLTTLVIAMNSSPNVAASMESVIQDMVKFILENAMVAFLGEAIEILESILFSTQHVSPTLWNLFQSCIDSFDTYALEYFDTFQPFFESVINHGFSQSEVTIETPYVQSLLNVCFNILSSDSLDPIFADCAFELIELTILSMNTRFISFLPRFLPEIFNVFTNLESQDAFDGYMLHHLSVLKIFFGCLYIDPSTTFKFLNEKQFTGGFFQLWIKYSGDFQSVYGCKIQILCCLSILCDADLSLIPQPETISEVTDLLISNLEVLPHAIKARQDILSEDRGMKQYSANTGGDDDEEDEYDDAYFEGDEFEADEAELEAMKQTPIDNINVFEVFANKVMSLQQQDSGKYSGIFGGLDSSQQDTVAKIIQINQQQQEQQNK, translated from the coding sequence ATGGACAAAGACAACTTGCTTAAGTCTTTAGCGGGAACGTTAGATTCGGACTTTCAAGTCAGGAAACAAAGTGAACAAGAATTGCATGTTTTTGAAGTTCAACCTGGGTTTACTGCGTACTTACTTGACTTGATCATGGAAGAGGATGTTCCACTTGGAATTCAAATAAGTGCCgcaattttcttcaaaaatagaGTTGTCAACTATTGGTTGATTTCTGAAAACAAGGCTGCAACACCATTGAATATCCAGGATAATGAAAAACCGATCATCAAAGAGAAATTGGTTCAAACATTGGTTAAAAAGCACAAGAATAACCAGTTAAAATTACAATTAGCTACTGCTATGCATAACATTTTGAACTCTGAAAAATGGGAGGAGTTGATACCTGTGATTAAGAAGTTGATTagtgattttgataatcttGACCATATATACACGGGGTTGATATGCTTATATGAATACACTAAGAATTACAGATGGGCAGGTTTGGAGACCTCGAGCTCGACTAATCCAGTGTTAGAAGAAATCACCACCGAAATGTTTCCTATTTTAGAGAATTTGGTTacgaatttattgaataatgattctCAGGTTACCGATGAAATGTTGTACATGatcattaaaatatttaagttCACAACCTTCTCATCATTACCAAGTTACTTCCAAGATCAATCAAAATTAGGAAATTGGTGCCACTTGCAAATTCTTATCATAAACAAGCCATTACCGGCATCAGTTATGGAAGAGGATTCTATTGAAATGAGAACTTCCAATCCTAGAACCAAGACTGTTAAATGGTGTTTTGGTAACTTGCATAGATTATTGACCCGTCACGGGGGTGGTTTCAGTACAAAGGATAAGGCTAATAATGAGTTTGCAAAATCATTCTTGGAGAATTTTGTTCCAGAGATTTTGAGTGCTTACTGGACGATTATCGAGAATTGGTCCGTTAAGAAAGTTTGGTTATCCGAAGGATCTTTATATCATATGATCTCATTCTTGGAGCAGTTGATTGAGACACCAGCTTGGGCTTTAATTTCTGACAAATTGGACGCTATCATTCTTCATGTCATCTTGCCTACTTTAAATGCTAACGAAGAAACTATAGAGTTATACGAGGATGAACCGGATGAATATATCAGAAGATTCTTTGATATCAACAGAGAAAGCAACACTGCGGATGTAGCATCTATCAACTTTATTTTTAGGTTGTCTACCAAAAAGTTTAAATCTACTATCAACCAAGTCTTAGGAATAGTTAATAGTATCTTCAGtagaagaaatgaaaatcGCCAAGATATTGCGACAGCAATGGAAACTGAGGGTGCTTTACGTGTGTTGTCAACATTATCATATAAATTAGATAAGAAGTCGTCACCGGTTCAAGGCCAATTGGATCAATTGTTACATACATTTATCTATCCTGAATTATCAGATGAAACAGTTTCTAAAACTCCTTGGTTGACCGCAAGGGCATGTGACACTTTGGCTATGTTTGTTTACAAATACCAAGATCAACAAGTCTTACAAGATATATTTCAAGCTGTTGTTAAGTGTTTCCAAAACCAAGAACAATTTCCAGTCCAGCTTACCGCAGTTGATGCGTTACGTACGTTAGtggatgaagaattagtaGCTGAACATATTTCTGGACAGGCTCCGCAATTGATGGGTACATTATTGGATATGTCAAAAAAGTTTGAATCAGATATTTTAACCAGTGTTATGGATTCAttcgttgaaaaatttgctAAGAACTTAGAGCCATATGCTCACgaattatcttcaaaattggtTGAGCAGTTCCTTAGATTAGCCTCTGAGTTGTTGGACCAACAGACTAGTAGTACcagtaataatattgaCCTTGACAAAGAATATCAAGCATCTGGTATTTTAAATACTTTAACTACCTTGGTTATTGCTATGAATTCTTCTCCAAACGTTGCAGCTTCCATGGAGAGTGTTATACAAGATATGGTTAAGtttattcttgaaaatgCTATGGTTGCCTTCTTAGGTGAAGCCATTGAAATTCTCGAATCTATTTTGTTCAGTACCCAACATGTTTCACCTACTTTGTGGAACTTATTCCAATCTTGTATTGATTCTTTCGATACTTATGCattggaatattttgatacaTTTCAACCATTTTTTGAAAGTGTTATCAACCACGGTTTCAGCCAAAGTGAAGTTACAATTGAAACACCATATGTACAATCATTACTTAATGTCTGCTTCAATATTCTTAGCAGCGATTCATTGGATCCAATTTTCGCAGACTGTgcatttgaattaattgagtTAACCATATTAAGTATGAACACCAGatttatttcattcttGCCAAGATTCTTGCCAGAAATCTTTAATGTCTTCACCAATTTGGAATCTCAAGATGCATTTGATGGTTATATGTTACATCACTTGTCAgtattgaagatattctTCGGATGTCTTTACATTGACCCATCTACGactttcaaattcttaaaCGAGAAACAATTTACTGGTGGATTTTTCCAATTATGGATTAAGTATTCTGGTGATTTCCAAAGTGTTTACGGTTGTAAGATTCAAATCTTATGTTGCTTGTCTATATTATGTGATGCTGATTTATCTTTGATTCCACAACCAGAAACTATTCTGGAAGTAACAGATTTGTTAATTTCAAACTTGGAAGTTTTACCACACGCTATCAAGGCCAGACAAGATATCCTCTCCGAAGACCGTGGTATGAAGCAATATTCAGCCAACACAGGtggtgatgatgatgaagaagatgagTATGATGATGCTTATTTCGAAGGAGATGAATTCGAAGCAGACGAAGCAGAATTAGAAGCTATGAAACAAACTcctattgataatatcaatgtatttgaagtatttgcAAATAAGGTTATGTCTTTACAACAGCAAGATTCGGGTAAATATTCAGGTATTTTTGGTGGCTTAGATTCTAGCCAGCAAGATACGGTTGCTAAGATTATACAAATTAATCAGCAACAACAAGAGCAACAGAATAAGTAA